The DNA sequence TACCAACTCATCTGGATAATATAATGTTAAGTTATGTTCATATGATTTGCAACCGAATCTTTTTAACAAAACACAGAATTCATGAAATGGTTGTTTACGACTTTTTATATAAATATTACAGCAAACAGCTTCATACCGGTAAAAACGAGAAAACGAAAGAAGTAACAGAATTAATATCTTAAAAATATGAGAGCACTGGCAGTAGTAACTTCTTCCTTATTTGATAAGATTGAAGACCATAACAAACACTTACTTCGTATTGATAATGTGGAAATTCCTTTGGCGTTTGTCGAAGGAAATTTCCCCGATTTTGATGCCGAATCAGATCAAAATGCCAATTTTGTATTGGTGAAAAAAGTTAGTTTTTCCTTAAATTACAGAGATTTAGGCATTGTAGAAAATGCCTGGCAGCGATTAAAAGGGGCTACTATCGATACTTTTTACCCGATCGGGTCAGATTTTGCAGGGCATGTAATCGCAATTGGTAAAAATGTTACGAGTTTGACTGTTGGAGATTTGGTAATCGGAAACTGCTTCTATCCGGAGGCAGAAAACGGAGCAATGCCCGGAATTCCGTCCAATCATTCAAGTAAAGAACATGAAATTTATCACTATGGGAAATTGGTAAAAGTACCTTCTTATCTCACAGGCGTTGAGGCCGGAGCTTTAGGAATCGGAACACAAACGGCTAATGCCATGATTCGAAAAGCTAATATTAAAAAAGGAGATAACGTACTCGTAACCTCGGTAACGTCAAACACCTCTTATTTTTTATTAAACGCGCTTTGGAATATGGACTGTAATGTTTACGGCTTATCCTATTCCGGAAAAAATATAGCGTTAGTACGTGAACATTTTCCGTTTATAAAAGATATTTTCGCAGTAAAAGAAAAAAACATTCCCAATACACTGTTGATAGATGTGGTGCTGGACTCTTTTTCAGACACGTATTTAGAACTTTTATTACCTCAGTTAAATATTAATGCCCGTTACTTGACTTGCGGTATTTTTAATCAATCGATAGGTAAATTAAAAGAGGTTAAACCAACCAATTTAACCCTATTGATCGCCAATTTAATGATGCGAAATATCAGTTTTATAGGCAATTGTCTGGGTACAACTCAGGATTTAGTTTCCGGTTTGGAATTTTATGAAACAAAAAAACTATTAGTTGATTCCGTTTTCACAGAAGAAGATTCGTTGTCTGATTTTATTTTAAAGTCGTTTAACACGGAATCGGATAAATTTGGAAAGGTAATCTACGAATACAACGAAATCGAAGAAGAAGCGGAGGTTTAATAGTTGTTTCTAAACCAAACCTTTTGCCATTCCCTTTTTAAAATTAGAAAAGAAACTTGTTCGGCCAGGAGTACCAAATCCGATCCGTCAAGTTTTTTTATTTCGGTTTCAGACACATCGATAATATACAGCAGATTCAAATATTCGGCAAATTTGTACTGAATCATACGGTAGATTTTTTCGTGCAGCTGAATTTTTATTTCATCAGGAGAAATACTTAACGGAAAATCGATTCCTTCGTTGGCTAAATTAAAATCCTTATTAATCTGTTCAATTAATTTTAGGTACAAAGCCTCGGTTTGGGCTTGCTGGAGTAATAGCTCAGTTGATTTTGGAGCGATGAAATTCATACAGTTTTCTTTTTATTTTCCCAAACACCTACAATCTTCGCCAGCAGCACATCTCCGCCCGCATAGACAAAAACGGCTCCCATTGGCGGATTTGAAGTTGGGATAACTCCAAACACATTCGGGACCCAAGTCCAACATTTAAAATAAGTGCCTACCAGCTCTATAAATATAACACAAAAGGCTATAAAACAGTAAAGATTCTGCCAGCGTTTTCTCTTCAAAAGTACAAAAAACAGAATGCCGAGAAGCAACGAAAAATAGTCCTTTAAAAATAAAGCAACACTTAAAAATAAAAGAGCAAAAAAGGAGAGGAAATATTTTCTTAAATAAAGTTCTTTAGAAATGGACCATTCGGTATTGGCAAAAACATAACCCGAAACGTAAACAATAGCATGTCCAAAAGGAACGTATAAAGGAATTGCCGGAGTTCTGTACGAGTACATTCCTAACAGGCTACAGAAAAGTAGCTCACCGATATAAGAAAGCCCAAGCATTACGAGCATCAATTTTCTTAAATAGGAGTTTGATGTAAAATAAAAACCCGCAAAATAAAGGATACACAATACGTTGGTCAGCTGTCTGCCATCAAAATAATGCTCGGTAAAAAAGACAGAATCGATCCCTAATGCCAGAACAGTAAAAAACGGAAAACCTATTGCAAAAAGGAATTGCAGTTTTGCATCATTTCTTTCGGAATTAATAATAACCGCTTCTATTTTGTCCATCAGATCGTTGTATTGAAAAAACAGCTTTTACGTTTAAAAGCTACACTTTTCTGCCCATTAAATTTTCGCCAAAGGTTTTTAAGATGTTTTTCTTTTCTGCGCTGATATTTATTTTTTCTAAAGTTTCAAAAGCTTTAAAAGTATACATTTCTATCGCTTCCTGTGTTGCTTTTGAAGCACCCGATTCGTTAAAAATGGCCTTTGCTGTTTCAATTTTAGCCGTATTGTCGTCAAGTTGTAAGCCGAACAAATTTTGCAGTTGCAAAGCCCTTTCCTTTGAGGAGAATTCTATTGCTTTTAAGTATAAATAGGTTTTTTTATTTTCTATGATATCACCTCCAACTTGTTTTCCAAAAGTTTCCGGGTCTCCGAAAGCATCCAGAAAATCATCCTGAAGTTGAAAGGCCAGTCCTAAGTTAAGTCCGAAATCATAGATTAAATCTGCCTCTTGTTCAGAAGTTTTGGCTACAATTGCCCCCATTTTCATGGCAGCGGCTACCAAAACAGCTGTTTTATATTCAATCATTTTAAGGTATTCCGGAATGGTTACATTGGTTCTGTTTTCAAAATCAACATCCCATTGTTGTCCTTCGCAAACTTCAAGAGCGGTTTTGCTGAACAATTTTGCCAGGTCTCTGAAAATAGTCGGTTCGTATTGTTCAAAGTACTGATACGCCAGAATTAACATGGCATCTCCCGATAGAATTCCGGTATTCAGATTCCACTTTTCATGTACCGTTTCTTTTCCTCTTCGCAAAGGAGCGTCATCCATAATGTCATCATGAACCAGTGAAAAGTTATGAAAAACTTCAACAGCCATAGCAGCCGGAAGTGCTGTTTTGTAATCGGCATCAAAAACTTCTGCCGCCATTAAGGTAAGTACAGGACGCATACGTTTTCCGCCAAGACCTAAAATATATTCAATGGGTTCATAAAGATCTTTGGGTTCTTTATTGATGCTTTGTTTGTTTAAATAACTAATAAAGAAATCCTGGTACTGACTAATATCGTGCATAAAATGAAATTCTGATTTACGAAGTCCAAAGATACAATTCAATTATGAATAATTAGTTCTTAAATTTTAAAAGGAATTATGCATTAAAAACAGCGTTTGGAGCAGGTAATGCACAATACATCAAAAAAAAATATAAAAAAACTCGGAAACTTTGTTGGTGTTTAAAGTTTCCTGTTTATATTTGCACCGCAGATACGGAAACTCAGGAAACTATAAAAGTTTCCACGTAAGAGTTCGAGTAATGTGTTAACACAGTAAAATCAGGTATTTATGAAAACAACATGGACCATAGATTCTAGTCAATCAGATGTTTTAATAAAAATGAGACATTCGATAATTGCTTACTTAGGAGGAACTACAAACAAATTTGACGGTTATGTAGATTTTAAAAACAATGAAATTGAAGATGCTTCTGTTGAGTTTTTTCTGGATATAAACAACCGAAATGATAGTTTCCA is a window from the Flavobacterium cupriresistens genome containing:
- a CDS encoding quinone oxidoreductase family protein, whose product is MRALAVVTSSLFDKIEDHNKHLLRIDNVEIPLAFVEGNFPDFDAESDQNANFVLVKKVSFSLNYRDLGIVENAWQRLKGATIDTFYPIGSDFAGHVIAIGKNVTSLTVGDLVIGNCFYPEAENGAMPGIPSNHSSKEHEIYHYGKLVKVPSYLTGVEAGALGIGTQTANAMIRKANIKKGDNVLVTSVTSNTSYFLLNALWNMDCNVYGLSYSGKNIALVREHFPFIKDIFAVKEKNIPNTLLIDVVLDSFSDTYLELLLPQLNINARYLTCGIFNQSIGKLKEVKPTNLTLLIANLMMRNISFIGNCLGTTQDLVSGLEFYETKKLLVDSVFTEEDSLSDFILKSFNTESDKFGKVIYEYNEIEEEAEV
- a CDS encoding polyprenyl synthetase family protein, encoding MHDISQYQDFFISYLNKQSINKEPKDLYEPIEYILGLGGKRMRPVLTLMAAEVFDADYKTALPAAMAVEVFHNFSLVHDDIMDDAPLRRGKETVHEKWNLNTGILSGDAMLILAYQYFEQYEPTIFRDLAKLFSKTALEVCEGQQWDVDFENRTNVTIPEYLKMIEYKTAVLVAAAMKMGAIVAKTSEQEADLIYDFGLNLGLAFQLQDDFLDAFGDPETFGKQVGGDIIENKKTYLYLKAIEFSSKERALQLQNLFGLQLDDNTAKIETAKAIFNESGASKATQEAIEMYTFKAFETLEKINISAEKKNILKTFGENLMGRKV